In Halobacillus amylolyticus, the following proteins share a genomic window:
- a CDS encoding YjcZ family sporulation protein encodes MGYGGYGYGGGFGPPWCPKPVVAPKVAPRSNGFALLVVLFILLIIVGAAACA; translated from the coding sequence ATGGGATACGGTGGTTATGGCTACGGCGGCGGATTTGGTCCCCCGTGGTGCCCAAAACCTGTTGTTGCCCCTAAGGTAGCACCTCGTAGTAATGGATTTGCTTTATTAGTTGTCCTATTCATTCTACTAATAATTGTGGGTGCAGCTGCATGTGCATAG